From a single Oceanobacillus kimchii X50 genomic region:
- a CDS encoding AAA family ATPase — MIQQTKIYNEKIERVIENINKVIIGKEEVASLSLVALLTDGHVLLEDVPGVGKTMLVRTLAKSVNCDFTRIQFTPDLLPSDVTGVSIYNPKELKFEFRSGPIFGNIILADEINRTSPKTQSALLEAMEEKSVTVDGTTKQLQKPFFVMATQNPIEYEGTYPLPEAQLDRFLLKLKMGYPTFGEELEMLHRTSSTHPIEAIEAVMSQAEVLQAQEEVKQVYIDHSVKQYIINLVTRTRENSSIYLGVSPRGSIALMKAAMAYAYISDRDYVIPDDVKYLAPFVLSHRIILTSEARYEGITSEDAIASIIKSTHVPIRKDTAE, encoded by the coding sequence ATGATTCAACAAACAAAGATTTATAATGAAAAAATAGAACGTGTTATCGAAAATATAAATAAAGTAATCATCGGTAAAGAAGAGGTAGCTAGTTTAAGTCTAGTTGCTCTTTTAACAGACGGCCATGTATTGCTAGAAGATGTTCCAGGAGTTGGAAAAACAATGCTAGTACGAACTTTGGCGAAATCTGTAAATTGTGACTTTACACGTATCCAATTTACTCCAGATTTACTACCTTCCGACGTGACTGGAGTATCGATATATAATCCAAAAGAACTAAAATTCGAATTTAGAAGTGGTCCGATATTTGGAAACATTATCTTAGCAGATGAAATTAATCGGACTTCACCAAAAACACAATCTGCTTTGTTAGAAGCTATGGAAGAAAAAAGTGTCACTGTGGATGGGACTACGAAGCAGTTACAGAAACCATTTTTTGTAATGGCAACACAAAATCCTATTGAATACGAAGGTACATATCCATTGCCTGAAGCACAGTTGGACCGTTTCTTATTAAAGTTGAAGATGGGATATCCAACTTTTGGGGAGGAGTTAGAAATGCTGCATCGTACTTCTTCTACACATCCAATCGAGGCAATCGAAGCTGTTATGTCACAGGCAGAAGTGTTGCAGGCACAAGAAGAAGTAAAACAAGTTTACATCGATCATTCAGTGAAACAATATATTATTAATCTTGTAACAAGAACAAGAGAAAATAGTTCCATATATTTAGGAGTAAGCCCGCGTGGCTCCATTGCTTTGATGAAGGCTGCTATGGCTTATGCCTATATTTCCGATCGTGACTATGTTATTCCTGATGATGTGAAGTATCTTGCTCCATTCGTATTATCTCATCGTATTATACTTACATCCGAGGCAAGATATGAGGGAATTACTAGTGAAGATGCAATTGCATCTATTATTAAATCTACGCATGTTCCAATAAGGAAGGATACAGCAGAATGA
- a CDS encoding DUF58 domain-containing protein gives MKGKIKATWNIIWLVLLMAILFSYAMFQGGFVSWFLFYSFLPIFLYQVLLSLYPFKKWEITREIPRSVVQAGDEIYVTIHMKRKSSFPLFYCSIKEQMPDSLMLRDVKKEKYHSFANPEVLKGNRTLNRIVFPLFRKQISFTYAIQQVPRGEHQLRAVTLRTGDIFGLIKKQVMIPVENKLVVFPYLHDLKIKDRITSYDQGAVASTVVNQSNTNIATGVREYAPGDRVSWIDWKQTARKQDVMTKEFEQEKSTEILVVLDSCNSNHMNRLAYEASIEISSSLLMEFQKKDHQANFLSIGQESHFFSSKYGRSNHSPMNRYFIHAKPSGTQPFSVRLREELKRNRKSESIFIIVTHLDDFLMQIMLEAKVGRKYLAVFFIQAKSLITEEEHRIIQKMRLANIHVQMLSDQHLLESPIEVNFR, from the coding sequence ATGAAAGGGAAGATAAAAGCTACTTGGAATATCATATGGCTAGTTTTATTAATGGCTATATTATTTAGCTATGCGATGTTTCAAGGTGGATTTGTAAGTTGGTTTTTATTTTATAGCTTTCTTCCAATTTTTCTATACCAGGTACTTTTATCTCTTTATCCGTTTAAAAAATGGGAGATAACACGTGAAATTCCAAGATCGGTGGTTCAAGCTGGTGATGAGATATATGTAACGATTCATATGAAACGAAAGTCATCATTTCCTTTATTCTATTGTTCTATAAAAGAACAAATGCCGGATTCACTAATGCTAAGAGATGTAAAAAAGGAAAAGTATCATTCTTTTGCCAATCCAGAAGTATTAAAAGGGAATCGAACATTAAATCGAATTGTATTCCCTCTATTTAGAAAACAGATATCATTTACCTATGCAATCCAACAAGTTCCTAGAGGCGAGCATCAGTTACGAGCAGTTACGTTACGTACAGGTGATATTTTTGGTTTAATAAAAAAACAAGTAATGATACCTGTGGAAAATAAGCTCGTTGTGTTTCCGTATCTTCATGATTTAAAAATAAAAGATCGTATAACGAGTTATGATCAAGGAGCAGTTGCTTCTACTGTAGTGAATCAATCCAATACAAATATTGCCACTGGTGTTCGAGAATATGCTCCTGGCGACCGTGTGTCATGGATTGATTGGAAACAAACTGCACGAAAACAAGATGTAATGACAAAGGAATTTGAACAAGAAAAAAGTACCGAAATTCTAGTGGTACTTGATAGTTGTAATAGTAATCATATGAACCGATTAGCGTATGAAGCATCTATTGAAATTAGCTCCTCATTATTAATGGAATTTCAAAAAAAGGATCATCAGGCCAATTTTCTTTCTATCGGACAAGAGTCACACTTTTTTTCATCCAAATACGGAAGAAGTAATCATTCTCCGATGAATCGCTATTTCATACATGCTAAACCTAGTGGCACACAACCATTTTCTGTTCGTCTACGTGAAGAATTAAAAAGAAATAGAAAATCGGAAAGTATTTTTATAATTGTTACCCATTTAGATGATTTTTTAATGCAAATAATGCTAGAAGCTAAAGTCGGGAGAAAATACCTGGCAGTATTTTTTATTCAGGCAAAATCACTCATTACTGAAGAAGAACATCGTATTATTCAGAAGATGAGACTTGCGAATATTCATGTACAAATGTTATCTGACCAGCACTTGCTTGAGAGTCCTATCGAGGTGAATTTTAGATGA
- a CDS encoding DUF4129 domain-containing transglutaminase family protein — MKLKGEKSNQITTILLYISGFFLFLEWLYPLGDITDTTVGVFVMFATYCFFLSLFEMKWWLTLLLKGFALMFILNGLYFDVSLVELQWITNAVEELFYNINILFSQEWYFLTPMFRSLLFLILIWLMSYLLHYWFVQMKHIFLFILLTFFYVTIIDTFTVYDGALSVVRTFIISFVALGIANLGKEIDKGSVRITIKNSVVYWLMPLMGLVLFSSMIGYAAPKLDPQWPDPVPFIQSAAENAGYGSGPVQKVGYGENDSQLGGSFIQDDTPVFEATSEEDHYWRIETKDLYTGKGWETSLDSTEMESPNGMIPFATFSNNVELEDLEAEIEFVGGESLPKLVYPYGANQVTAENDYEIFHDVSMEAVFMKENGEDIEPDQYQIQYNHPSYDIDVLKEDDGDDGEAIQERFTQLPDELPERVGELAEEITGSQETRYDKAKAIERYFSSNDYQYQTTDIPVPGDGEDYVDQFLFDTKVGYCDNFSTSMVVLLRSLDIPARWVKGFTSGEIMDTLDDDKRIYEVKNSNAHSWVEVYFPETGWVPFEPTQGFTNLSDFHVELEENNENEQDYLEAPENNTQEPPESESEEPEEEEDTLATGSSTNDDGLTINSWYIWIGIAVLVLIIAIVLFKRRHHVKVRIIQAKLEKQQDTASFQDAYLYLITLLKKQGYQRHPDQTLREFAKEVDFNLSSQDMGELTRHYERTIYSGNNSLRIQELTQLWKNLINRIMG, encoded by the coding sequence ATGAAGCTTAAAGGAGAAAAATCCAACCAAATAACGACGATATTGCTGTATATCAGTGGATTCTTCTTGTTTTTAGAATGGCTATATCCGCTTGGTGATATTACAGATACAACAGTTGGTGTGTTTGTAATGTTTGCGACTTATTGTTTTTTCCTGTCTCTGTTTGAGATGAAGTGGTGGTTAACTCTCTTATTAAAAGGCTTCGCATTAATGTTCATTTTAAATGGATTATATTTTGACGTTAGCCTGGTTGAATTGCAATGGATAACAAATGCGGTAGAGGAATTATTTTATAATATAAATATTCTCTTCTCTCAGGAATGGTATTTCTTGACGCCAATGTTCCGTAGTTTGCTATTTTTGATCTTAATATGGTTAATGAGTTACCTTTTGCATTATTGGTTTGTACAAATGAAGCATATTTTCTTATTTATATTATTAACATTTTTCTACGTAACGATTATTGATACATTTACCGTTTATGATGGTGCACTCTCCGTGGTTCGTACATTTATTATTTCTTTTGTTGCTTTAGGAATTGCCAATTTAGGTAAGGAAATTGATAAAGGATCTGTTCGAATTACAATAAAGAATAGTGTAGTTTATTGGCTTATGCCATTAATGGGGCTTGTTTTGTTTTCTTCGATGATAGGATATGCAGCACCTAAATTAGATCCTCAATGGCCAGATCCTGTACCGTTCATTCAAAGTGCTGCAGAAAATGCAGGGTATGGTAGTGGTCCAGTTCAAAAGGTTGGTTATGGGGAAAATGATTCACAACTAGGTGGATCCTTTATTCAAGATGATACACCAGTATTTGAAGCGACTTCAGAAGAAGATCATTATTGGCGTATAGAGACGAAGGATCTCTATACTGGGAAAGGTTGGGAAACTTCACTAGATAGTACGGAGATGGAATCACCTAATGGTATGATCCCATTTGCTACTTTTTCAAATAATGTCGAACTTGAAGATTTGGAAGCAGAAATCGAATTTGTTGGTGGGGAGTCGCTCCCGAAACTTGTTTATCCTTACGGTGCAAATCAAGTAACTGCAGAGAATGATTATGAAATTTTTCACGATGTTAGTATGGAAGCTGTATTCATGAAAGAAAATGGCGAAGATATAGAACCTGATCAATATCAAATTCAATATAATCATCCTTCTTATGACATAGATGTATTGAAAGAAGATGACGGTGATGATGGTGAAGCGATTCAAGAGAGATTCACTCAACTTCCAGATGAACTTCCTGAACGAGTCGGAGAATTAGCTGAAGAAATTACGGGAAGTCAAGAAACACGTTATGATAAGGCAAAAGCAATCGAAAGATACTTTAGTTCTAACGATTATCAATATCAAACAACCGATATCCCGGTTCCTGGAGATGGGGAAGATTATGTTGATCAATTTTTGTTTGATACGAAGGTTGGCTATTGTGATAATTTTTCTACTTCTATGGTAGTCCTATTGCGATCACTTGATATACCAGCTCGATGGGTAAAAGGGTTCACTAGTGGTGAGATCATGGACACGTTAGATGATGATAAGAGAATCTATGAAGTAAAAAATTCCAATGCCCATTCATGGGTGGAAGTATATTTTCCAGAAACAGGTTGGGTTCCATTCGAACCTACACAAGGTTTTACAAACTTATCTGATTTTCATGTAGAGTTAGAAGAGAACAATGAAAATGAACAAGATTATTTAGAAGCTCCAGAAAATAATACGCAGGAGCCACCAGAGTCAGAATCTGAAGAACCTGAAGAGGAAGAGGATACGCTAGCTACTGGTAGTTCTACAAATGATGATGGTTTAACCATTAATTCTTGGTATATTTGGATTGGTATAGCAGTACTCGTTCTCATCATTGCTATTGTTCTGTTTAAAAGACGTCATCATGTAAAAGTGAGAATAATTCAAGCTAAACTAGAAAAACAACAAGACACGGCTTCCTTCCAAGATGCATATTTGTATTTAATTACGTTACTCAAAAAGCAAGGGTACCAAAGACATCCAGATCAAACGCTCAGAGAATTTGCAAAGGAAGTAGACTTTAATTTATCTTCCCAAGATATGGGAGAACTTACGAGACATTATGAACGAACAATCTATAGTGGCAACAATTCGTTGCGAATACAAGAACTAACTCAATTATGGAAAAATTTAATTAACCGTATAATGGGTTGA